The genomic DNA GTGCTCGCCGCGGAGGAGGCGGCGGGACTGCACGAGCTGTCCGGATACACCGAGTTCGCCGCCCGGGTGGCCCGGGTCCGGCGGGACCTGCTGGCGTTCCTCGTCGAGGCCGCCGAGCAGGGCAGGACGGTGGTCGGCTACGGCGCTCCCGGCAAGGGCAACACGCTGCTCAACCACTGCGGGATCCGCGCCGACCTGCTCCGGTACACGGTCGACCGCAACCCCTACAAGCACGGCAGGTTCACCCCGGGCGCCCGGATCCCGATCCTGCCGCCGGAGCAGATCGCCGCGGACCGGCCCGACTACGTGCTGGTCCTGCCGTGGAACCTCCGCCGGGAGCTCACCGAACAGCTGTCCTTCGTGCACGCCTGGGGAGGCCGGCTGGTCTTCCCCATCCCCACCCTGGAGATCGTGGAGGTGAGTCGGTGAAGGTCGTCCTCTTCTGCGGCGGGTACGGAACGCGGATGCGCACCGGCACCCCCGGCGACGCGCCCAAGCCCATGCAGCTCGTGGGCCCCCGGCCGCTCATCTGGCATGTGATGCGCTACTACGCGCACTTCGGGCACACGGAGTTCATCCTCTGCCTCGGTTATGGAGCGCACCACATCAAGGACTTCTTCCTGAACTACCAGGAGACCATCTCCAACGACTTCGTGCTGCGCGGCGGCCAGGTCGAGCTGCTGTCGACCGACATCTCCGAGTGGTCGATCTCCTTCGTGCAGACCGGGATCGAGTCGCCGATCGGCGAACGGCTGCGCCGGGTCCGCGACCACCTCGACGGCGAGGAGATGTTCCTGGCCAACTACGCCGACGTGCTCACCGACGCACCGCTGCCGGAGATCGTCGACCGGTTCGCCGCGTCCGGCGCGGGCGCCTCCATGATGGTCGTCCCGCCGTCGGACACCTTCCACTGCGTCGAGCTCGGCGAGGGCGGGATGGTCGGCGGGATCACGCCGGTCAGCCAGATGCCGCTCTGGGTCAACGGCGGCTACTTCGTGCTCCGCCAGGAGGTCTTCGACCACATCCCACCGGGTGGCGACCTCGTCGCGGACGGCTGCGCCGAGCTCGCCAAGCGCGGCCGGATGCTGGCCTACCCCCACCGCGGTTACTGGCGGCCGACCGACACGGTCAAGGAGCGGGTCGCCCTCGACGAGGCCTACTCGCGCGGCGACCGGCCGTGGGCCCTCTGGGAACGGGAACCGGCGGTGCGGACCGCATGATCGGATTCAGGGCACCGGCGGCCGGCCGGATCGCGCTGCTCGCCGCCCACTGCGACGACCTGGCGATCGGCGCGGGCGGCAGCCTGCTGACCGTCTGCTCCGCCCGCCCCGGCATACAGGTGGACGCGCTCGTGCTCTCCGGCGGCGGCACCGAGCGGGAGGACGAGGAGCATGCGGCGCTGGCCGCCTTCTGCCCCGGCGCCGACCTGCGGCTCACCGTGCTGAAGCTGCCCGACGGGCGGCTGCCCGCGCACTGGGACGAGGCGAAGGGCGCCGTGGAGGAGCTGCGCGCGCGGACCGACCCGGACCTGCTGTTCGCGCCGCACCCCGGGGACGCCCACCAGGACCACCGCGGGCTGGCGCGGCTGGTGCCCACGGCCTTCCGCGACCACCAGGTGCTCGGCTACGAGATCGTCAAATGGGACGGCGATCTCGGGCGGCCGTCGGTCTACCAGCCGCTCACGCCCGAGGTGGCCGAGGCGAAGGCGGCCCTGCTCCAACGGCACTACCCCTCACAACGGGCCCGCCCCTGGTACGACCGCGAGGCGTTCCTCGGGCTGGCCCGCATCCGCGGAATCGAGTGCCATGCGCGCTACGCGGAGGCGTTCCACGTCAACAAGTTGACTCTCGATCTGGCTGGAGGATGAACCGGATGCGCGTGCTGTTGACCGGGCACCAGGGCTACCTGGGAAGTGTGATGGCCCCGGCGCTCGCCGAGGCGGGCCACGAGGTGATCGGCCTGGACTCCGGGCTGTTCGCCGACTGCGTCCTGGGGCCCGTGCCCGACGATCCCCGCGGTCACGCGATCGACCTGCGGGACGTCACCGCCGGTGAGCTGGCGGGGGTGGACGCCGTGGTGCACCTCGCCGCGCTGTCCAACGATCCGCTCGGCTCACTGACGCCCCAGCTCACCTACGACATCAACCACCACGCCTCGGTGCGGCTGGCCCGGCTGGCCCGCGAAGCGGGGGTGCGCCGGTTCCTGTATGCCTCCACCTGCTCGGTCTACGGCGCCTCCGGCGGTGGCGACCTGGTCGGCGAGGACGCGCCGCTGCGCCCGGTGACCCCCTACGCCGAGTCCAAGGTCCGGGTGGAGGACGATCTGGCCGAGCTGGCGGACGACGACTTCACTCCGGTGTTCCTGCGCAACGCCACCGCGTTCGGGTTCTCGCCGCGGCTGCGTGCGGACATCGTGCTGAACAACCTCGTCGGGCACGCGCTGCTCTCCGGTGAGGTGCGCGTGCTGTCCGATGGCACCCCGTGGCGGCCGCTGGTGCACGCCGAGGACATCGCGGACGCCTTCGTCCTGGCCCTGGCCGCGCCCCGGGACGCCGTGCACGCCAGGGCCTTCAACGTGGGCACCGAGCGGAACAACGTGACCGTGGCGGAGATCGCCGCCGAGGTGGTCGAAGCGGTTCCCGGATCCACGCTGGTGGTCACCGGTGAGGCCGGCGCCGACCCGCGCTCCTACCGGGTGGACTTCTCCCGCATCCGTGCCGCGCTCCCCGGCTACGAGGCCCGCTGGACGGTCAAGGACGGCGCGGTCGAGCTGGTCGACGCGTACCGCCGGTTCGGCCTGACCGAGCGGGACTTCCAGCACCGCTTCACCCGTCTCGCCCGGCTGTCGGCCCGGCGCGCCGAGGGCACCGTCGACGACGCGCTGCGACCGCACGGAACGGTCGCCGGTGACTGAGCCGACGACGGCCGGACCGGCGGCGGCCGACGCGGTGGGGCGGGAGATGCACGCCCTGGTCGAGCGGCTCTACCCGCTCTGCCGGAGCATCACCGGCGACGGGGTGCGCCGCACGCTGGAGATCGTCGGGGAGTCCGTCCCGCTGCGGATCCACGAGGTGCCGACGGGGACCGAGGTCCTCGACTGGACGGTGCCCAAGGAGTGGAACATCCGTGACGCCTACATCAAGGACCCCTCGGGTGCCCGGGTGGTCGACTTCGCCGAGTCCAACCTCCACGTGGTCGGCTACAGCGTCCCGGTGGCGGCCACCATGCCCCTCACGGAGCTCCGCCGCCACCTGCACACGCTGCCCGAGCAGCCCGACCTGATCCCGTACCGGACCAGCTACTACGCGGAGACCTGGGGTTTCTGCCTGCGGGAGAACACCCTGGCCGGTCTCCCGGACGGCGACTACGAGGTCCGGATCGACTCCACCCTGGCCGACGGGCACCTGACCTACGGCGAGCACGTGGTGCCGGGCCGGGTCACCGACGAGGTGCTCATCTCCTGTCACGTCTGCCACCCCTCGCTGGCCAACGACAATCTGGCGGGCATCGCCGTGGCGACCCGGCTCGCCCAGCGGCTGGCCGGGGCCGACCCGTGGTACACCTACCGCTTCCTGTTCATGCCGGGCACCATCGGCGCGATCACCTGGCTGGCGGGTAACCGCGAACGCGCCGCCCGGATCAGGCACGGGCTCGTGCTGGCCTGCGCGGGGGACAGCGGCGCGCTGACCTACAAGCGCAGCAGGCGCGGGGACGCGGAGATCGACCGGGCGGTACGGCACGTGCTGCGGACCTCGGGACGCGACCACGAGATCGTGGACTTCTCCCCGTACGGCTACGACGAACGGCAGTTCTGCTCCCCCGGGTTCAACCTGCCGGTCGGCTCCCTGACCCGCACGCCGTACGCCGGTTATCCGGAGTACCACACCTCGGCGGACAACCCGGACTTCGTCTCGCCCGAGGCGATGACGGACACCCTGGAGACCTGCTGGGAGATCACCCGGGTGCTGGAACGCGACCGTCGCTACCTCAACCTCAGCCCGTACGGCGAGCCGCAACTGGGCAGGCGGGGGCTGTACGGGTCACTGGGCGGTCGCAGCGACACCAAGCAGGCGCAGATGGCGATGTTGTGGGTGCTGAACCTCTCCGACGGGGAGAACAGCCTGCTCGACATCGCGGAACGGTCCGACCTGCCCTTCGCCGTCGTGGCGGATGCGGCACAAGCCCTGCGTGGTGCAGGACTGGTCAAGGAGCAGCAGAAAAGATGACACGGGTCCAGACCACGGGGAATCCGGGGGTGCTCAACCTCCGGGTCGGCGAGACGGTGGAGGTGCTCAGCGAGGCCGAGATCCTGGCCACTCTGGACGAGCGGGGCGAGCTGGAGGAACTGCCCTTCATGCCGGAGATGCTGGCCTACTGCGGGCAGCGGCTCACCGTGCACAAGGTGGCGCACAAACTCTGCGACACGATCAGCCGCACCGGCATGCGGCGGATGGAGCGCGCCGTACACCTGACCGGGGCGCGCTGTGACGGGCAGGCGCACGGCGGCTGCCAGACGGCCTGCCTGATGTACTGGAAAGAGGCGTGGCTCAAGCGGGTGGACCCCGGTGATCCGGCCCCCGCGGCGAACGGCGCGGCCCGGGGCCTCGGGGCGCCCGCCGGTCCGGGCGGGCCGGCGGCGGGCCGTCGCCTGCTGCCGATCGTCGAGGTCGCCGCCAGGAAGGACCCCGGGCCGGACGGCGAGGAGCGCTTCTCCTGCCAGGCCACCGAGCTGCTGCGGGCCGCGCCCACCTGCCTGCCGCTCAAGGACATGAGGCAGTACGTCATGGACGTGCGCACCGGCAACGCCGGCATGTTCTTCATGCTCCGCGCCTTCCTCGTCGGGCTCTTCAACCGCTTCCAGGACCGCAGCAGGCGCGTGCTGCCAAGCCGGCTGCGGATCAGG from Streptosporangium sp. NBC_01756 includes the following:
- a CDS encoding sugar phosphate nucleotidyltransferase, which codes for MKVVLFCGGYGTRMRTGTPGDAPKPMQLVGPRPLIWHVMRYYAHFGHTEFILCLGYGAHHIKDFFLNYQETISNDFVLRGGQVELLSTDISEWSISFVQTGIESPIGERLRRVRDHLDGEEMFLANYADVLTDAPLPEIVDRFAASGAGASMMVVPPSDTFHCVELGEGGMVGGITPVSQMPLWVNGGYFVLRQEVFDHIPPGGDLVADGCAELAKRGRMLAYPHRGYWRPTDTVKERVALDEAYSRGDRPWALWEREPAVRTA
- a CDS encoding PIG-L deacetylase family protein; translation: MIGFRAPAAGRIALLAAHCDDLAIGAGGSLLTVCSARPGIQVDALVLSGGGTEREDEEHAALAAFCPGADLRLTVLKLPDGRLPAHWDEAKGAVEELRARTDPDLLFAPHPGDAHQDHRGLARLVPTAFRDHQVLGYEIVKWDGDLGRPSVYQPLTPEVAEAKAALLQRHYPSQRARPWYDREAFLGLARIRGIECHARYAEAFHVNKLTLDLAGG
- a CDS encoding NAD-dependent epimerase/dehydratase family protein, with amino-acid sequence MRVLLTGHQGYLGSVMAPALAEAGHEVIGLDSGLFADCVLGPVPDDPRGHAIDLRDVTAGELAGVDAVVHLAALSNDPLGSLTPQLTYDINHHASVRLARLAREAGVRRFLYASTCSVYGASGGGDLVGEDAPLRPVTPYAESKVRVEDDLAELADDDFTPVFLRNATAFGFSPRLRADIVLNNLVGHALLSGEVRVLSDGTPWRPLVHAEDIADAFVLALAAPRDAVHARAFNVGTERNNVTVAEIAAEVVEAVPGSTLVVTGEAGADPRSYRVDFSRIRAALPGYEARWTVKDGAVELVDAYRRFGLTERDFQHRFTRLARLSARRAEGTVDDALRPHGTVAGD
- a CDS encoding DUF4910 domain-containing protein; its protein translation is MTEPTTAGPAAADAVGREMHALVERLYPLCRSITGDGVRRTLEIVGESVPLRIHEVPTGTEVLDWTVPKEWNIRDAYIKDPSGARVVDFAESNLHVVGYSVPVAATMPLTELRRHLHTLPEQPDLIPYRTSYYAETWGFCLRENTLAGLPDGDYEVRIDSTLADGHLTYGEHVVPGRVTDEVLISCHVCHPSLANDNLAGIAVATRLAQRLAGADPWYTYRFLFMPGTIGAITWLAGNRERAARIRHGLVLACAGDSGALTYKRSRRGDAEIDRAVRHVLRTSGRDHEIVDFSPYGYDERQFCSPGFNLPVGSLTRTPYAGYPEYHTSADNPDFVSPEAMTDTLETCWEITRVLERDRRYLNLSPYGEPQLGRRGLYGSLGGRSDTKQAQMAMLWVLNLSDGENSLLDIAERSDLPFAVVADAAQALRGAGLVKEQQKR